Proteins encoded by one window of Puntigrus tetrazona isolate hp1 chromosome 25, ASM1883169v1, whole genome shotgun sequence:
- the LOC122331233 gene encoding transcriptional enhancer factor TEF-3-like isoform X1, which yields MCDVPDVVVFFRQDQVAKDKAMQSMSTMSSAQIISATAFQNKMALQGLSRPAYPTSAGFWHGALAGQAAGPEDIKPFSQQNFVMQAAGPPPIAGFESTAGLSMSSGAPPWQGRSIAGAKLRMLEFSAFLEQPQDPESVNKHLFVHIGQSNPAYSDPYLEAVDIRQIYDKFPEKKGGLKELFEKGPPNAFFLVKFWADLSINLQDDSGFFYGVSSQYESSENMIITSSTKVCSFGKQVVEKVETEYARFESGRYVFRIHRSPLCEYMINFIHKLKHLPEKYMMNSVLENFTILQVVTNRDTLETLLCVAYVFEVSTSEHGAQHHIYRLVKD from the exons ATGTGCGATGTTCCTGATGTCGTCGTCTTCTTCCGTCAGGACCAGGTCGCCAAAGACAAAGCCATGCAGAGTATGTCCACCATGTCTTCGGCTCAGATCATCTCAGCCACGGCCTTTCAGAACAAGATGGCTCTGCAGGGCCTCTCTCGGCCGGCCTACCCGACCTCCGCCGGG ttttggCACGGCGCTCTCGCAGGACAAGCCGCGGGTCCTGAAGA CATCAAGCCGTTTTCTCAGCAGAACTTCGTGATGCAGGCCGCCGGTCCTCCTCCTATAGCAG GTTTCGAGAGCACCGCGGGTCTGTCGATGTCCTCCGGAGCGCCTCCCTGGCAGGGCCGGAGCATCGCCGGCGCGAAGCTACGCATGCTGGAGTTCTCCGCTTTCCTGGAGCAGCCGCAGGACCCCGAGAGC GTCAACAAGCACCTGTTCGTACACATCGGTCAGTCCAACCCCGCCTACAGCGACCCGTACCTGGAGGCCGTGGACATACGGCAGATTTACGACAAGTTCCCGGAGAAGAAAGGAGGACTGAAGGAGCTGTTCGAGAAGGGACCGCCTAACGCGTTCTTCCTCGTGAAGTTCTGG GCAGATCTGAGCATCAACCTCCAGGACGACAGCGGCTTCTTCTACGGCGTATCCAGTCAGTACGAGAGCTCGGAAAACATGATCATCACGTCCTCCACCAAAGTCTGCTCGTTCGGGAAACAGGTGGTGGAAAAGGTGGAG ACGGAGTACGCGCGCTTCGAGAGCGGCAGATACGTCTTCAGGATCCATCGGTCGCCGCTGTGTGAATACATGATCAACTTCATCCACAAGCTCAAACATCTGCCCGAGAAATACATGATGAACAGCGTGCTGGAGAACTTCACCATCCTGCAG GTGGTGACCAACAGAGACACTCTGGAGACCTTGCTGTGCGTGGCGTATGTGTTCGAGGTGTCCACGAGCGAGCACGGGGCCCAGCATCACATCTACAGGCTGGTCAAAGACTGA
- the LOC122331245 gene encoding cell wall protein DAN4-like, with amino-acid sequence MAVPWTLLWILGLICSSDSGCSPTSYYKSCWIRRYPGLYVDIEESQRRGAHVLKLYQEESALKCSRACCLTRNFSCNLAVFHFNTTQDSVNCFHLQCPNLESCIPHHRGNVILYNVTKGVDPDLLVFGKYFTTNVRVLPHMSSSRLNISEPLTSDKRQFNYPPNQPIRSITTPQQTTQADPTAHQVQHTLPRCTTIQATTAQSTSERVISTTPEPKIDSTLNPQQMMSTSQRASINPRHTTTSPTGETDTTTDTSNQRKPTPPPFHLTTAHPSSETDYFDSTLTSIPIDKALRSSTTRRTLGEKNTAMQNHAEDASETLFNHFEMAYKVVGESTQSSSSSTTLGLKTSALENTKSLETASEKSTQSSSSSTTLGLKTSALENTKSLETASEKSTQSSSSSTTLGLKTSALENTNSLETASEKSMQSSSSSTTSGLKTTGLQNTDSLAMASQDPVQSLSSSTTQQSLGLQTSTVQTTNSLASQKSMQSFTKILTSTRTTEQATSLYTSKLDQYPKTTVQTTVIDTRTHALLQSEMPTTTKPLISANVPLKASTQITVAHKTIQAQSTNGTKTSSIPYQTTITKWTTTDPLQASTQTPPAYKTSTWPSQTPTRTTTLSQPKETTSSNTRTLQISTITNPTITTGGSTNPRHLTLSFTHTRTGNFATTGSLSSSLTAPTSSMVDSQPYPNDTKGYISRNITTGDTPRPGGDGNLMSVWHLAANTVLVALATCATITFCCCCSVFAALSWRGRRRRKGRYRTNLRCKRGSMRLIKYVIVRESS; translated from the exons ATGGCCGTCCCATGGACTCTGCTGTGGATTCTGGGTCTGATCTGCTCTTCGGACTCCGGCTGCTCGCCGACGTCTTACTACAAGAGCTGCTGGATCCGCAGGTATCCGGGACTGTACGTGGACATCGAGGAGTCTCAGCGCAGAGGAGCGCACGTCTTGAAGCTTTATCAGGAGGAGTCTGCGCTGAAATGCAGCAGAGCCTGCTGCCTCACGCGAAACT TCTCCTGCAACCTGGCTGTGTTTCATTTCAACACCACTCAGGACAGCGTGAACTGCTTTCATCTTCAGTGTCCGAACCTTGAGAGCTGCATTCCTCACCACAGAGGAAATGTCATCCTCTACAACGTCACTAAAG GTGTGGATCCTGACCTGTTGGTTTTCGGGAAGTACTTCACCACCAATGTGCGCGTGCTGCCTCACATGTCTTCCTCACGGCTCAATATTTCAGAGCCGCTGACCTCTGACAAGCGTCAGTTCAACTATCCACCCAACCAGCCCATCCGTTCCATCACAACCCCCCAACAAACTACTCAAGCCGATCCTACTGCGCATCAAGTACAACATACCCTCCCTCGATGTACTACAATACAGGCTACAACTGCTCAAAGCACGTCAGAACGCGTCATATCAACTACGCCAGAGCCTAAAATCGACTCTACACTCAATCCCCAACAGATGATGTCTACGTCACAGCGGGCTTCGATAAACCCGCGTCATACAACCACCTCTCCAACGGGCGAAACTGATACAACCACTGATACTTCAAACCAGAGAAAACCAACCCCCCCACCTTTTCATTTAACCACAGCCCACCCAAGTTCTGAAACTGACTACTTTGACTCTACTTTGACCTCCATACCAATCGACAAAGCTCTACGTTCCTCAACTACCCGACGGActttgggagaaaaaaatacagccatgcAGAACCATGCAGAAGATGCTTCTGAAACTCTTTTCAACCACTTTGAGATGGCTTACAAAGTCGTTGGAGAGTCTACACAATCTTCAAGCTCCTCAACCACTTTGGGACTAAAAACATCAGCTCTGGAGAATACAAAGTCGTTGGAGACGGCTTCAGAAAAGTCTACGCAATCTTCAAGCTCCTCAACCACTTTGGGACTAAAAACATCAGCTCTGGAGAATACAAAGTCGTTGGAGACGGCTTCTGAAAAGTCTACACAATCTTCAAGCTCCTCAACCACTTTGGGACTAAAAACATCAGCTCTGGAGAATACAAACTCTTTGGAGACGGCTTCTGAAAAGTCTATGCAATCCTCAAGCTCCTCGACTACTTCGGGACTAAAAACTACAGGTTTGCAGAATACAGACTCTTTGGCGATGGCTTCCCAAGACCCTGTGCAATCTTTGAGTTCCTCAACTACACAACAGTCTTTGGGATTACAAACATCAACCGTACAGACTACAAACTCTTTGGCTTCTCAAAAGTCCATGCAATCTTTTACCAAGATATTGACAAGCACCCGAACTACAGAGCAAGCTACTTCGCTTTATACGTCCAAGTTGGACCAGTATCCAAAAACTACAGTGCAAACAACTGTTATTGATACCCGGACGCATGCACTGTTACAATCTGAAATGCCAACTACCACAAAACCCTTAATTTCTGCAAACGTTCCCTTAAAGGCATCAACCCAAATTACAGTTGCACATAAGACAATACAAGCTCAAAGCACAAATGGGACTAAAACGAGCTCTATACCCTATCAGACAACTATTACAAAGTGGACAACCACAGACCCTTTACAAGCCTCAACACAAACCCCCCCTGCATATAAGACCTCGACATGGCCTTCACAAACTCCAACCCGAACAACTACTCTATCCCAACCTAAAGAGACAACCAGCAGCAACACAAGAACCTTACAGATCTCAACCATCACGAATCCCACAATCACCACTGGTGGTTCTACAAACCCCAGGCACCTGACCCTAAGTTTCACCCACACTCGAACGGGCAACTTCGCAACCACCGGTAGTTTGAGTTCTTCTCTAACCGCCCCAACTAGCAGCATGGTGGACAGTCAACCGTACCCCAACGACACGAAGGGCTACATCAGTCGGAACATCACTACAGGGGACACACCTCGACCAGGCGGGGACGGAAACTTGATGTCAGTGTGGCATTTGGCGGCCAACACTGTACTGGTGGCTTTAGCGACCTGCGCTACCATCACGTTCTGCTGCTGTTGTTCGGTCTTCGCTGCTCTGAGCTGGAGAGGCCGGAGGCGTCGGAAGGGCAGGTACAGGACAAATCTGAGATGCAAAAGAGGATCAATGAGACTCATCAAATACGTCATCGTAAGAGAAAGTTCGTAA
- the LOC122331233 gene encoding transcriptional enhancer factor TEF-3-like isoform X2: protein MQSMSTMSSAQIISATAFQNKMALQGLSRPAYPTSAGFWHGALAGQAAGPEDIKPFSQQNFVMQAAGPPPIAGFESTAGLSMSSGAPPWQGRSIAGAKLRMLEFSAFLEQPQDPESVNKHLFVHIGQSNPAYSDPYLEAVDIRQIYDKFPEKKGGLKELFEKGPPNAFFLVKFWADLSINLQDDSGFFYGVSSQYESSENMIITSSTKVCSFGKQVVEKVETEYARFESGRYVFRIHRSPLCEYMINFIHKLKHLPEKYMMNSVLENFTILQVVTNRDTLETLLCVAYVFEVSTSEHGAQHHIYRLVKD from the exons ATGCAGAGTATGTCCACCATGTCTTCGGCTCAGATCATCTCAGCCACGGCCTTTCAGAACAAGATGGCTCTGCAGGGCCTCTCTCGGCCGGCCTACCCGACCTCCGCCGGG ttttggCACGGCGCTCTCGCAGGACAAGCCGCGGGTCCTGAAGA CATCAAGCCGTTTTCTCAGCAGAACTTCGTGATGCAGGCCGCCGGTCCTCCTCCTATAGCAG GTTTCGAGAGCACCGCGGGTCTGTCGATGTCCTCCGGAGCGCCTCCCTGGCAGGGCCGGAGCATCGCCGGCGCGAAGCTACGCATGCTGGAGTTCTCCGCTTTCCTGGAGCAGCCGCAGGACCCCGAGAGC GTCAACAAGCACCTGTTCGTACACATCGGTCAGTCCAACCCCGCCTACAGCGACCCGTACCTGGAGGCCGTGGACATACGGCAGATTTACGACAAGTTCCCGGAGAAGAAAGGAGGACTGAAGGAGCTGTTCGAGAAGGGACCGCCTAACGCGTTCTTCCTCGTGAAGTTCTGG GCAGATCTGAGCATCAACCTCCAGGACGACAGCGGCTTCTTCTACGGCGTATCCAGTCAGTACGAGAGCTCGGAAAACATGATCATCACGTCCTCCACCAAAGTCTGCTCGTTCGGGAAACAGGTGGTGGAAAAGGTGGAG ACGGAGTACGCGCGCTTCGAGAGCGGCAGATACGTCTTCAGGATCCATCGGTCGCCGCTGTGTGAATACATGATCAACTTCATCCACAAGCTCAAACATCTGCCCGAGAAATACATGATGAACAGCGTGCTGGAGAACTTCACCATCCTGCAG GTGGTGACCAACAGAGACACTCTGGAGACCTTGCTGTGCGTGGCGTATGTGTTCGAGGTGTCCACGAGCGAGCACGGGGCCCAGCATCACATCTACAGGCTGGTCAAAGACTGA